In Thermodesulfobacteriota bacterium, the DNA window CTTGACGTGCCAGGCGTGCATGGCGCCCGCGTAGTAAAACCATACGATAAAGGACCAGATGACCTTCGGCTCCCAGAGCCAGTAGGTGCCCCAGGCGAGATATGCCCACACCGCGCCGGCGAACATGGAGGCGGAGAAAAAGAAAAACCCCCAGAGTATCCC includes these proteins:
- the ccsA gene encoding cytochrome c biogenesis protein CcsA: GILWGFFFFSASMFAGAVWAYLAWGTYWLWEPKVIWSFIVWFYYAGAMHAWHVKEWRGRGLSIATVGGFFVALFTYLGVGLLMKSSHSF